The Nitrososphaerota archaeon genomic interval GGAGGGTTGTCGAGAGGATGCACTCTCGGGATGGAGGGGTCATCCTCTTGGTATACATGAGCCACAGGGGGGCGGATGAAGGATACTCCCTGAAGCTGGAGGGAGGAGAGCCGATCTACAGGGTCTTCGCACGGAGGGCCAAGGAGTGGAAGGCCGATGGGGTGATAGTCTCAGCAAAGTCGGGCGAAAGGATAGCCGAGGCCAGGGAAATCGTCGGGAAGGACTGTTTGGTCTTCTCGCCCGGCATGGGACCACAGGGGGGAGACGTGGGGAGCGGAGCCTCCTCGGGTGCGGATTTCCTGATAGTGGGGAGGTCGATTACAGAGTCTCCTGATCCAGCCAAGGCCTTGGCCGAGATCGTAGGCGCGTGAGGCACCGCGTCGCGCTTATCAAATCGGCCCCTGATGTAGAGTCGGCGTGACCTTTTGGAGCAATGGATAGAAGTCAACCTGATGGCAGGGCCGAAGGATCAGGACAGGCTGCTGCTTGAGACCCTTCGCCCCTACGTGTGGAGGCTCAAGAGGACTGGGAATCTGATCAGCTGGCATTATTTTCGCGAGCCGGAGGTGCGTTTCCGGCTAAGGCTGAAGAACAAGAGGTCGAAGTTGAAGGAGACCAGGGTTGTCGCATCCATGGCTGACTCCCTGCGACGGAGAGGGCTCGTCACTGAGTGGCACTTCGGGAGCCACGGAGAGAAGGGGAGGGTCTACTCCGGGGAGGAGGACCGCTATGGGAAGGAGGGGTGGAAGGCCGCCCAGGAGTACTTCAACCATGGCTCGGAGACGGCGCTCAAGCTGCTTGACCTCAAGAGGAATTCGAGACTAGAGAATCCTCTTTGGGGAAAGGGACTCGGGAACCCCTGGGAGGGAGGAGAGAAGAACCCCTGGAGAATGAAGGAGGAAGACCCTCTTGCCTTCCACTGGAGCAGATACGTGCACCTGTTCTCCAATCAACTGGGTTTCGACATGGAAAGAGAGGCGGAGTTCTGCTCGAAGCAGTCTCAGAGATACCGTCAGGTCATGAAGGAGTTCGGGATGAGTTGGTAGGGCGCGCCCAAGCTCTATACCTGCGGCTGGCCTGAGTAATAATCCCAGATCCTCTTCTGGGCTACTTTGACGTAGTTGATTTCCGCGGCAGATAGTTTCGGGTCGGAGGCCCTCGAGTACGGCCTTCGCAGTGAGGGAGGGAGCCCGTCGTCGCAGAAGAATCCACCGCCAGGGTAGCCGGTGTCCTTGCGCACGATTATTGCAGCGAAGCCGGGTGCTCCTCTGGCGTATTCGTCCCGATCAACGGCGACAATCGCCTCGAAGAGCGGCTTGCCCCTCGAAATGCCCAAGAGCTTCATCATCTCTCCGTAGGATAGCGTTACGTGGGCGCGAGCCGCTTTGAGGAGTTCCTGCCTCAGGTCTTCTATTCCCGGCATTGGAGGTTCACCTAAGTCATTTGCTGACTATCGTTTCAGGGAGGCAGTATCTCATGATAAGGTCGTCGACACGCCTGGACAGCTCGTCCCTGATACCCCTCAGCTCGTCCATGCTCTTCCCTGTCGCACCGGGTAGCGGCCAGTCCTCACCCTTTCCCTCTGCGCCGATCGGACATCGGTCTAGGCACCCGAAGGTGACAACCCGAAATGCGTCCTTGACCAATGCCGGGGTGACCACGC includes:
- the pyrF gene encoding orotidine-5'-phosphate decarboxylase, with amino-acid sequence MTTFKERMRARAEKGRSRVVLALDFSDPYDQRLGLAEQVLEATKARLAAVKVNHHLFLPFGLEGLRDVIATCKQEGLPLIADLKLNDIESTNLNVVDSLLAYGFDAIIANPFVGREEGLGRVVERMHSRDGGVILLVYMSHRGADEGYSLKLEGGEPIYRVFARRAKEWKADGVIVSAKSGERIAEAREIVGKDCLVFSPGMGPQGGDVGSGASSGADFLIVGRSITESPDPAKALAEIVGA
- a CDS encoding thiopeptide-type bacteriocin biosynthesis protein, whose protein sequence is MEQWIEVNLMAGPKDQDRLLLETLRPYVWRLKRTGNLISWHYFREPEVRFRLRLKNKRSKLKETRVVASMADSLRRRGLVTEWHFGSHGEKGRVYSGEEDRYGKEGWKAAQEYFNHGSETALKLLDLKRNSRLENPLWGKGLGNPWEGGEKNPWRMKEEDPLAFHWSRYVHLFSNQLGFDMEREAEFCSKQSQRYRQVMKEFGMSW
- a CDS encoding arsenate reductase ArsC, whose amino-acid sequence is MLFVCVENTFRSVLSEEIFNSKAPPGWHAESAGVNPAEKVNSVVRELLGEVGISMKEKTPRVVTPALVKDAFRVVTFGCLDRCPIGAEGKGEDWPLPGATGKSMDELRGIRDELSRRVDDLIMRYCLPETIVSK